The Amycolatopsis viridis genome window below encodes:
- the lysX gene encoding bifunctional lysylphosphatidylglycerol synthetase/lysine--tRNA ligase LysX: MAPTRASEPATGTRPPVSRWRGKAAGVLATVVQLGALASVVLLLGGSSHHDFYRWTVGLFSLLNLPVDSNILIALVLAVLGAALRRRKRAALNTLILFQAAGLLMDLAFQMVLLWAPRVLTLPRRGPEHLPATLWALTGAEVVAVALIVLLLALRPAFPARLAPGAWKHALVVGVAGFGATILLGWCLLEVFPGTLSGLGDAFLWSVNHSTGELLQLRRLGVREGPAWIDALLDLGATCSAVATLWVFFRGVRVQQRRTDADELRLRALLAEHGDDDSLGYFATRRDKSVVFAPGGRAAVTYRVLGGASIASADPIGDPAAWGQAIQAWLAEAHTYGWATGVLGASERGARAYVRAGMKALELGDEAILDIRDFSLSGPHRRSVRQAARRIERAGYTARIRRHADIPKSEMDELLAHAQRWRDAGTERGFSMALSRLGDPADGRCVMVEAFDAQGRLRGLLSFVPWGRRGLSLDLMRRDRTADNGLNEYMIVQLVLAAAQLGVQRVSLNFAMFRAVFAAGERIGAGPVLRAWRAVLGLASRFFQLESLYRSNAKYGPDWEPRFLCYRAARGLGRIGLVAGALEGFLPGGARHRAISAGGVDEEFLARLGEIEAARPQARPVRRPEQVRVRVAKLDRLRHAGIDPYPAGFERDTSLREIRAGFDGLPPDTRTGHKVRVAGRVMAIRDLGGVCFARLQDGEAQLQLMLGDDPLWRTGVDLGDHVGAVGEVVTSRRGELSVQVSDWTLTAKCLHPLPDKRKGLADAETRVRQRYLDLIVNPASAEMLRLRSAVVRSVREGLQAHGFLEVETPMLQAVHGGANARPFVTHINAYDMRMYLRIAPELYLKRLCVAGVDRVFELNRNFRNEGVDATHNPEFTMLEAYQAYADYETMRALARSLIQEAAVAAYGKPVACRPDVGEVDLSGEWPVVRVYDAVSAALGETVTPDTPPEQLRAWCHAAGVPAGDEAGHGDLVGKAFEHLVEPATVEPTFYVDYPADTSPLTRPHRLDPRLAERWDLIAFGAEIGTAYTELTDPLEQRRRLEEQSLRAASGDIEAMELDEDFLLALEHGMPPTGGLGIGIDRLVMMLTGASIRQSLAFPFARPAPR, from the coding sequence ATGGCACCGACACGAGCCTCTGAGCCGGCCACCGGTACCCGGCCACCCGTGTCGCGCTGGCGCGGCAAGGCGGCCGGCGTGCTCGCCACCGTCGTCCAGCTCGGCGCGCTGGCCTCGGTGGTGCTGCTGCTCGGCGGCAGCTCGCACCACGACTTCTACCGCTGGACCGTGGGGTTGTTCTCGCTGCTGAACCTCCCCGTCGACTCGAACATCCTCATCGCGCTGGTCCTGGCCGTGCTCGGCGCGGCCCTGCGGCGGCGCAAGCGCGCCGCCCTGAACACGCTCATCCTGTTCCAGGCCGCCGGGCTGCTGATGGACCTGGCCTTCCAGATGGTCCTGCTGTGGGCCCCGCGGGTGCTGACCCTGCCCCGCCGCGGGCCCGAGCACCTGCCGGCCACGTTGTGGGCGCTGACCGGCGCGGAGGTCGTCGCGGTCGCCCTGATCGTGCTGCTGCTGGCACTGCGCCCGGCGTTCCCCGCCCGCCTGGCGCCCGGTGCCTGGAAGCACGCGCTCGTCGTGGGTGTGGCCGGGTTCGGGGCGACGATCCTGCTCGGGTGGTGCCTGCTCGAGGTGTTCCCCGGCACGCTCTCCGGCCTCGGCGACGCGTTCCTGTGGTCGGTCAACCACTCCACCGGTGAGCTGCTCCAGCTGCGGCGGCTGGGCGTGCGCGAAGGTCCGGCGTGGATCGACGCGCTGCTCGACCTCGGTGCCACCTGCTCCGCGGTCGCCACCCTGTGGGTGTTCTTCCGCGGTGTGCGCGTGCAGCAGCGCCGCACCGATGCCGACGAGCTGCGGCTGCGCGCGCTGCTGGCCGAGCACGGCGACGACGACTCGCTGGGCTACTTCGCGACCCGGCGGGACAAGTCGGTGGTCTTCGCGCCCGGTGGCCGGGCCGCGGTGACCTACCGCGTGCTGGGCGGCGCGAGCATCGCCAGTGCCGACCCGATCGGCGACCCGGCCGCCTGGGGGCAGGCGATCCAGGCGTGGCTGGCCGAGGCGCACACCTACGGCTGGGCCACCGGCGTGCTGGGTGCCAGCGAACGCGGCGCCCGTGCCTACGTGCGCGCCGGTATGAAGGCCCTCGAACTCGGCGACGAGGCCATCCTGGACATCCGCGACTTCAGCCTGTCCGGGCCGCACCGCCGGTCGGTCCGGCAGGCGGCGCGGCGCATCGAACGCGCCGGGTACACCGCGCGGATCCGCCGGCACGCCGACATCCCGAAGTCCGAAATGGACGAGCTGCTGGCGCACGCGCAGCGGTGGCGCGACGCCGGTACCGAGCGCGGGTTCTCGATGGCGCTGTCCCGGCTGGGCGACCCCGCGGACGGCCGGTGCGTGATGGTCGAGGCGTTCGACGCGCAAGGGCGGCTGCGCGGGCTGTTGTCGTTCGTGCCGTGGGGTCGGCGTGGCCTGTCGCTGGACCTGATGCGGCGCGACCGCACGGCCGACAACGGGCTCAACGAGTACATGATCGTGCAGCTCGTGCTCGCCGCGGCGCAGCTGGGCGTGCAGCGCGTGTCGCTGAACTTCGCCATGTTCCGCGCCGTGTTCGCGGCCGGTGAGCGGATCGGCGCCGGCCCGGTGCTGCGCGCCTGGCGCGCGGTGCTCGGCCTGGCGTCCCGGTTCTTCCAGCTCGAGTCGCTCTACCGGTCCAACGCCAAGTACGGGCCGGACTGGGAACCGCGGTTCCTGTGCTACCGCGCCGCGCGCGGGCTGGGCCGCATCGGGCTGGTCGCCGGCGCGCTGGAGGGGTTCCTGCCCGGTGGCGCCCGGCACCGGGCGATCTCGGCCGGGGGCGTCGACGAGGAGTTCCTGGCCCGGCTCGGGGAGATCGAGGCGGCGCGGCCGCAGGCCCGGCCGGTGCGCCGGCCCGAGCAGGTGCGGGTCCGCGTCGCCAAGCTGGACCGGTTGCGTCACGCCGGGATCGACCCGTACCCGGCCGGGTTCGAGCGGGACACGTCGCTGCGCGAGATCCGCGCCGGGTTCGACGGGCTGCCGCCGGACACCCGCACCGGGCACAAGGTGCGCGTGGCCGGCCGGGTGATGGCGATCCGGGACCTCGGCGGGGTCTGCTTCGCCCGGCTGCAGGACGGCGAGGCTCAGCTCCAGCTGATGCTCGGCGACGACCCGTTGTGGCGGACCGGGGTCGACCTCGGCGACCACGTCGGCGCCGTCGGCGAGGTGGTGACCTCGCGGCGCGGTGAGCTGTCGGTGCAGGTTTCCGACTGGACCCTCACCGCGAAGTGCCTGCATCCGTTGCCGGACAAGCGGAAGGGGCTCGCCGACGCGGAGACCCGCGTGCGGCAGCGCTACCTGGACCTGATCGTCAACCCGGCGTCGGCGGAGATGCTGCGCCTGCGCAGCGCGGTGGTGCGGTCGGTGCGCGAGGGTCTGCAGGCGCACGGGTTCCTCGAGGTGGAGACCCCGATGCTGCAGGCCGTGCACGGCGGGGCCAACGCCCGCCCGTTCGTCACCCACATCAACGCCTACGACATGCGGATGTACCTGCGGATCGCGCCGGAGCTGTACCTCAAGCGGCTGTGCGTGGCCGGGGTGGACCGGGTGTTCGAGCTCAACCGCAACTTCCGCAACGAGGGTGTGGACGCCACGCACAACCCCGAGTTCACGATGCTGGAGGCGTACCAGGCCTACGCCGACTACGAGACCATGCGCGCGCTGGCCCGGTCGCTGATCCAGGAAGCCGCCGTGGCGGCGTACGGGAAACCGGTGGCGTGCCGCCCGGACGTCGGTGAGGTCGACCTCTCCGGCGAGTGGCCGGTGGTGCGGGTGTACGACGCGGTGTCGGCCGCCCTGGGCGAGACCGTCACCCCGGACACGCCGCCGGAGCAGCTGCGTGCGTGGTGCCACGCCGCCGGCGTGCCGGCCGGGGACGAGGCCGGGCACGGTGACCTGGTCGGCAAGGCGTTCGAGCACCTGGTGGAACCGGCCACGGTGGAGCCGACGTTCTACGTCGACTACCCGGCCGACACCTCGCCGCTCACCCGCCCGCACCGGCTCGACCCGCGGCTGGCCGAGCGGTGGGACCTGATCGCGTTCGGGGCCGAGATCGGCACCGCCTACACCGAGCTGACCGACCCGCTGGAGCAGCGCCGCCGCCTGGAGGAGCAGTCGCTGCGCGCGGCGAGCGGCGACATCGAGGCCATGGAACTCGACGAGGACTTCCTGCTCGCCCTCGAACACGGCATGCCGCCCACCGGTGGCCTGGGCATCGGGATCGACCGCCTGGTCATGATGCTCACCGGCGCCTCGATCCGGCAGAGCCTCGCGTTCCCCTTCGCCCGCCCCGCACCCCGGTAG
- a CDS encoding alpha/beta hydrolase — translation MHASAIRIDTPPFVVGAAVVALVCVAVVPWAWDRWRRRRVTGRVVTTVAAVVAVVLACGSAVNSAGSFYPTLGSLLGTSPDPAEGTVAEGGPDGRDLGRAMTTASDRAGGGRGSLVHLTVTGKRTGMTRDVDVYLPAAYTQPEWAGFRFPVVEWIPHFPGEPRQVATLYGLPEQLDAAIAGHRLPPVVVIVPDPNGEPRLTHDSECVDAAGGPDDDTFLSADLRGWARDHLRVRVDRQGWSAAGWSSGGYCALDLAARHPQWYGTAVSMNGYDVTPHDVQTGDLFRGREDLRRANDVSAILRDHPAPLRLLAIADASAGDECAALDRLRAAAAPPAELTTRVLPAAGHNLATVRAELPDVLNWLGSQLGNPVAGPDVPGQNAGTIPAWPLPDTGSPGALHGTDTSL, via the coding sequence GTGCACGCCTCCGCCATCCGTATCGACACGCCCCCGTTCGTGGTAGGGGCGGCCGTCGTCGCGCTCGTTTGTGTCGCCGTCGTGCCGTGGGCCTGGGACCGGTGGCGCCGTCGCCGCGTCACCGGCCGCGTCGTGACGACGGTCGCGGCGGTGGTCGCCGTGGTGCTCGCCTGCGGATCGGCGGTGAACTCCGCCGGCAGCTTCTACCCGACGCTCGGGTCCCTGCTGGGCACCTCGCCCGATCCGGCCGAGGGCACGGTCGCCGAGGGCGGGCCGGACGGCCGCGACCTCGGGCGCGCCATGACCACGGCCAGCGACCGGGCGGGCGGGGGGCGCGGCTCGCTGGTGCACCTCACCGTCACCGGCAAGCGCACCGGGATGACCCGCGACGTCGACGTCTACCTGCCCGCGGCCTACACGCAGCCGGAGTGGGCCGGATTCCGGTTCCCCGTGGTGGAGTGGATCCCGCACTTCCCCGGCGAGCCGCGTCAGGTTGCGACGCTCTACGGCCTGCCCGAGCAGCTGGACGCCGCGATCGCCGGCCACCGGCTGCCCCCGGTCGTGGTGATCGTGCCCGACCCCAACGGGGAACCCCGGCTGACGCACGATTCGGAGTGCGTGGACGCCGCGGGCGGCCCGGACGACGACACCTTCCTGTCCGCCGACCTGCGCGGATGGGCGCGCGACCACCTGCGCGTGCGCGTGGACCGGCAGGGCTGGTCCGCGGCCGGGTGGTCCTCCGGCGGGTACTGCGCGCTCGACCTCGCCGCCCGCCACCCGCAGTGGTACGGCACCGCGGTCAGCATGAACGGCTACGACGTGACCCCGCACGACGTGCAGACCGGCGATCTCTTCCGCGGCCGGGAGGACCTGCGCCGCGCCAACGACGTGTCCGCGATCCTGCGCGACCACCCCGCGCCGCTGCGGCTGCTGGCCATCGCCGACGCCTCCGCCGGCGACGAGTGCGCCGCGCTGGACCGCCTCCGCGCCGCGGCCGCACCACCGGCGGAACTGACCACTCGGGTCCTGCCCGCCGCCGGGCACAACCTGGCCACGGTGCGCGCCGAGCTGCCGGACGTGCTGAACTGGCTGGGGAGCCAGCTGGGCAACCCGGTGGCCGGCCCGGACGTCCCTGGGCAGAACGCCGGAACCATCCCGGCGTGGCCCCTGCCCGACACCGGATCACCCGGAGCGCTTCATGGCACCGACACGAGCCTCTGA
- a CDS encoding Mur ligase family protein, protein MRLGSPVLGERRARTAPPHQPPRTRLAVALARVAAGASRRLGAGAGGVIGGRVAAALDPDVLRHLGAGRTVVLVTGTNGKTTTALMLSRILAAAGPVAANSDGANMPDGIIAALAQRPDAPLAVLEIDENYVAEVARRLEPACLVLLNLSRDQLDRVGEVRSVERALRQAIAGLPGTAVVANCDDPLATSAAMASARPVWVSAGGSWDEDSRACGRCGQPIDHDGLLWRCGCGLARPRPDWVLTDGAAVGADGRTVPIDLRLPGRANAANATMAVAAAALLGLDPAAAGQRLTTISDVAGRYRQTTLAGHRVRILLAKNPAGWRETLPLLDERSAVVVAVNGREADGRDLSWLWDVPFELLRDRPVVAAGERSADLAVRLTYAGVAHQRCADPVRAVEGLAPGPVELVANYTAFRQLGQRIGDG, encoded by the coding sequence GTGCGCCTGGGTTCCCCAGTCCTCGGCGAACGGCGAGCCCGGACCGCTCCCCCGCACCAGCCGCCGCGCACGCGGCTCGCGGTGGCGCTCGCCCGCGTCGCGGCCGGGGCGTCCCGCCGGTTGGGCGCGGGCGCGGGCGGGGTCATCGGGGGCCGGGTCGCCGCCGCGCTGGACCCGGACGTGCTGCGGCACCTCGGCGCCGGACGGACCGTCGTGCTGGTGACCGGCACGAACGGCAAGACCACGACCGCGCTCATGCTGTCCCGCATCCTGGCCGCGGCCGGACCGGTCGCGGCCAACAGCGACGGCGCCAACATGCCGGACGGGATCATCGCCGCCCTCGCGCAGCGGCCGGACGCGCCGCTGGCCGTCCTGGAGATCGACGAGAACTACGTGGCCGAGGTCGCGCGCCGGCTGGAACCCGCCTGCCTGGTGCTGCTCAACCTCAGCCGCGACCAGCTCGACCGGGTCGGCGAGGTGCGTTCCGTGGAGCGCGCGCTGCGGCAGGCGATCGCCGGGCTGCCCGGCACGGCGGTGGTGGCGAACTGCGACGACCCGCTCGCCACCTCCGCGGCCATGGCGTCGGCCCGGCCGGTCTGGGTGAGCGCGGGCGGGAGCTGGGACGAGGACTCGCGGGCGTGCGGCCGGTGCGGGCAGCCGATCGACCACGACGGGCTGCTGTGGCGCTGCGGGTGCGGGCTGGCGCGGCCCCGGCCGGACTGGGTGCTGACCGACGGCGCGGCGGTGGGCGCGGACGGCCGGACCGTCCCGATCGACTTGCGGCTGCCCGGGCGCGCGAACGCCGCGAACGCGACGATGGCGGTCGCCGCGGCCGCGCTGCTGGGGCTGGACCCGGCCGCGGCCGGGCAGCGCCTGACCACGATCAGCGATGTGGCCGGCCGGTACCGGCAGACCACCCTGGCCGGGCACCGGGTGCGGATCCTGCTGGCCAAGAACCCGGCCGGGTGGCGGGAGACGCTGCCGCTGCTGGACGAGCGGTCCGCGGTGGTGGTCGCGGTGAACGGGCGCGAGGCGGACGGGCGGGACCTGTCCTGGCTGTGGGACGTGCCGTTCGAGCTGTTGCGCGACCGCCCGGTGGTGGCCGCCGGGGAACGCTCGGCCGACCTGGCGGTGCGGCTGACCTACGCCGGGGTCGCGCACCAGCGGTGCGCCGACCCGGTGCGGGCCGTCGAGGGGCTGGCGCCCGGCCCGGTCGAGCTGGTCGCGAACTACACCGCCTTCCGGCAGCTGGGGCAGCGGATCGGCGATGGGTGA
- a CDS encoding type 1 glutamine amidotransferase codes for MGDSVLRIGLVLPDVLGTYGDSGNATVLRQRLRWRGMPAEVLEIGYGQPVPDSLDAYLLGGGEDEAQALACDYLRAHPGLCRAAARGSVVFGVCAGLQILGTSFVTGDGRRHDGLGLLDAITTPGRRRAVGEVVVDTAGGIGVGPLTGFENHLGITGVGPGSVPLGRVSAGAGNGDGGDGAVTGRVLATYLHGPVLARNPALADLLIGWMTGAPPAALPLPEVDELRRERLRAARGGTRR; via the coding sequence ATGGGTGATTCGGTGCTGCGGATCGGGCTCGTCCTGCCGGACGTGCTGGGGACCTACGGCGACTCGGGCAACGCCACCGTGCTGCGGCAGCGGCTGCGGTGGCGCGGGATGCCCGCGGAGGTGCTGGAGATCGGTTACGGGCAGCCGGTGCCGGACAGCCTCGACGCGTACCTGCTCGGCGGCGGCGAGGACGAGGCGCAGGCGCTGGCCTGCGACTACCTGCGTGCGCACCCGGGGTTGTGCCGGGCGGCCGCACGGGGGTCGGTGGTGTTCGGGGTGTGCGCCGGGCTGCAGATCCTCGGCACCTCGTTCGTCACCGGGGACGGCCGCCGTCACGACGGACTCGGCCTGCTCGACGCGATCACCACACCGGGCCGGCGGCGCGCGGTCGGTGAGGTGGTGGTGGACACCGCGGGCGGGATCGGCGTGGGCCCGCTGACCGGGTTCGAGAACCACCTGGGGATCACCGGGGTCGGGCCGGGCAGCGTGCCGCTCGGTCGGGTGAGCGCCGGTGCCGGGAACGGTGACGGCGGCGACGGCGCGGTCACCGGCCGGGTGCTGGCGACCTACCTGCACGGACCGGTCCTGGCGCGCAACCCGGCCCTGGCCGACCTGCTGATCGGCTGGATGACCGGGGCCCCGCCGGCCGCGCTGCCGCTGCCGGAGGTGGACGAGCTGCGCCGCGAGCGGTTACGGGCCGCGCGTGGCGGGACCCGGCGGTGA